The Gordonia mangrovi genome includes the window CGTCCCCTCGCGAACGCCGGGACGTCGGTGCAGCACCCGATCGACGGTCGCCTCACTCACTCCGGCCTGCCGCGCGATCTCGCGCACGGGATAACGATGTGGCACGTCCCACTCCTGAGGGATTCTTGATGGAAATACGCTCTTGTCCGGACAATACGATCTTGCCATTCTTGGTGACGTGATCACGGCGGAATCGCCGAGGGCCCGATCCACCCCGACGACCACCGGCCAGAAACCTGGCTCGACCACCGACAAGGAGCGCGCGATGACCGTACGCAGCGCAGACACCATCAGCAGCGCCCGGACGCCCCGGGCCGACCGGATCTCTGCGGGCGAGTGCAGCCTCGACGACTTCATCGCGGCGACCCGGCGCACCACCGATCTCGCCGACTATCCGCACGCCGCGAGCACCGAACGCGGCGTCCTGTTCTACGATTCGGCCGCCATCACCGACCTCTCCGGCGAACAGCGCGCGGTCCTGTCCGACGAACTGGCCGACGCGCTGCTGAACGGTCCGGGAATCGTGGTGTTCGCCGGCGCATTCGACGACCGCCATGGGCTCGCCGAGTCAACCGAGGTCTTCACACGGATCATCGAGGATCAACGTGCGTCCGGTGTGGCCAACGGCGATCACTTCGCCAAGCCCGGCGCCAACGACCGCATCTGGAACGCCTTGCAGAAGTTCGCCCAGCGCGCACCGGAACTGTTCACCCGCTACTACGCCAACGACATCCTCAACCTGATCAGCGAGGCCTGGCTGGGTCCGTGGTACCAGGTGACATCGGCGATCAACGTCGTCAATCCGGGCGGCGAGGCGCAGAACCCGCACCGCGACTATCACCTCGGTTTCATGTCCACCGATACCGCTGCGACGTTCCGTGCCCACACCCACCGCCTCTCCCCCGCGCTGACCCTGCAGGGTGCGGTCGCCCATG containing:
- a CDS encoding phytanoyl-CoA dioxygenase family protein; amino-acid sequence: MTVRSADTISSARTPRADRISAGECSLDDFIAATRRTTDLADYPHAASTERGVLFYDSAAITDLSGEQRAVLSDELADALLNGPGIVVFAGAFDDRHGLAESTEVFTRIIEDQRASGVANGDHFAKPGANDRIWNALQKFAQRAPELFTRYYANDILNLISEAWLGPWYQVTSAINVVNPGGEAQNPHRDYHLGFMSTDTAATFRAHTHRLSPALTLQGAVAHVDMPIESGPTMYLPYSQTYEQGYLAFNLPEFREYFAQNYVQLPLRAGDAVFFNPALFHAAGHNTSSDIKRMANLLQVSSAFGRAMDAVDRSAIMRWIYPSVQALAATGDDRGVAHVIAASAEGYPFPSNLDLDQPLSGLTGESQAELFARAIADRFDTERFDTELSALDRRHIA